The DNA region GCAAGCGCGGCGAGGGGAATGACGACGGCGAGCATCGTGCTCTCGGAATTGGGGCGGGCCTGCCGGCGAATCTATACGATTTCCAGCATTCATCGTCCGGTCCCGCGGTCGAATCGGCCGCGGATCCGGAGTCAGGCTGGAACTGTCGAAGAGTCACTCAAGCGGGGCTTGGTGTCCGATTTATGGACAGGGGACCATGCCGCCGGTTTTCCGGTTCCTTGGGCTCGAGAACCGTCTCAGTCCAGCTCGTCGTCGGCGCCCGCCGGGCCTTCGGCAGCCCACACCGAGGCGCGGGCGGTCAACTTCTCGAATATGCTCTCCAGCGCCGCGCGCTCGGCCGGGTCGAGGTCGGCCAGCATGCGGTCGGCGAACTCGACCGCCGAGGGCACAATGGCTTGGTAGATCGCCTGGCCGTCCTCGGTCAGCGACAGGAAGGCCTCGCGCAGGTCCGCCTTGTTGGACCGGCGCACCAGCAGCCCGCGCCGTTCCAGGGTGGCGACGGCGCGCGACACCTTGGTCTTGTGCATGTGGCTGTGGGTGCCGACCTGCTTGGCGGTGAGCGTGCCGAACTGGCCGATGGTGGCGATGACGCGCCATTCGGGAATGGCGATGCCGAACCGCTCGTCGAAGATCCGCCCGAGCGCCCGCAGCACCAGCGCCGACAGGACGTTGAGGCGGTAGGGCAGGAAGGTCTCCAGCCGCAGCAGCGGGTCGCTTGGCGGGGTTGGCAGCGTATCGGCCGGCGCCCCGTCGTCTCGGGCGCCCGGCATCAGGGAGCGAGGTTGCATGCGCAACTATCTTCCGATGAAAAAAGACTCTCTCGGACGAACCGGTCGCAACGGGATAGCTCACCGCGCCGGCAATGGAAAGAACCTTGGTGTCCGTGCGTTTCCGCAAGGGGAGGGGCGCGGCGGTCTGGGCCGAGAGCCGCGCGGCGAGCCGCCGTCCGTCCGGCGTGGCGGTAATCTGCGGCCGAAACATCCGCCGGACCGGTTCCGGGCCCGGCCGGGGCCGCTCGTGAGCGGTCCCGGCCGTGTTCTGTTCGCGGCCGCTTACGACCGCCCGCGCGTGCGCGCCATGAAGGAGTCGAACGACAGTTCGCCGACCTGCCACCACGCCAGCTGGTCGGCGCGATAGGCGTTGACCGAGTCGAGGCACTTCTTGAAGTCGGGGTTCTTGGCGGCCATCTCGGCCAGCAGCTCGTTGGAGGCCTTCAGCGCTGCCTCCATGATCGCCTGCGGGAAGGGCCGCAGCTCGGTGCCGGCGGCGAGCAGCTTGCGCAGCGCCGGGGCGTTCACCGTGTCGTACTTGGCGAGCATCCAGACATTGGCGGCGTCGCACGCCTGCTTCAGGATCGCCTGATAGGCCGGCGGCAGCTCGTTGTACTTTTCCAGATTGGCGATGAAGTGGATCATCGCCCCGCCTTCCCACCAGCCCGGATAGTAGTAGTACTTCGCGACGCGGTAGAGGCCGGTCTTCTCGTCGTCATAGGGGCCGACGAACTCGGCGGCGTCGATGGTGCCGCGCTCCAGCGCCGAATAGACGTCGCCCGGCGCGATCACCTGCGGCACCACGCCGAGCCGCGCCAGCACCTGGCCGCCCATGCCGGCGATGCGGAATTTGAGGCCCTGGAGGTCGGCGACGTCCTTAAGCTCCTTGCGGAAGAAGCCGCCCATCTGGCAGCCCGAATTGCCGGCCAGGAAGCCGATGGCGTTGAACTTGGCGAGCGAGGCGTTGATGAGCTCGGCGCCATCGGCAAAATGCCACCACGCATTGGCCATGCGGGCATTGAGGCCGAACGGCGAGCCGGTGCCGAACACCAGGACCGGATCCTTGCCGGTGTAGAAATAGGTCGGCGTGTGGGCGCACTCGACCGCGCCGGTGGTGACCGCGTCCAGCGCCTGCAGCGCCGGCACCAGCTCGCCGGCCGCGAAGCACTGGATCTGGAACCGGCCGTCGGTGGCATCGGACACGTATTTGGCGAGCGTCTGGGCGGTGCCGAAGATGGTGTCGAGGGTCTTGGGGAAGCTCGACGTCAGACGCCATTTCACTTCGGGCATGCTCTGGGCCACCGCGGGGCTGGCCACGGCGCCTGCGGCAGCGGCAA from Blastochloris tepida includes:
- a CDS encoding MarR family winged helix-turn-helix transcriptional regulator gives rise to the protein MQPRSLMPGARDDGAPADTLPTPPSDPLLRLETFLPYRLNVLSALVLRALGRIFDERFGIAIPEWRVIATIGQFGTLTAKQVGTHSHMHKTKVSRAVATLERRGLLVRRSNKADLREAFLSLTEDGQAIYQAIVPSAVEFADRMLADLDPAERAALESIFEKLTARASVWAAEGPAGADDELD
- a CDS encoding TRAP transporter substrate-binding protein, which gives rise to MERRTFLRGAAVAAAAGAVASPAVAQSMPEVKWRLTSSFPKTLDTIFGTAQTLAKYVSDATDGRFQIQCFAAGELVPALQALDAVTTGAVECAHTPTYFYTGKDPVLVFGTGSPFGLNARMANAWWHFADGAELINASLAKFNAIGFLAGNSGCQMGGFFRKELKDVADLQGLKFRIAGMGGQVLARLGVVPQVIAPGDVYSALERGTIDAAEFVGPYDDEKTGLYRVAKYYYYPGWWEGGAMIHFIANLEKYNELPPAYQAILKQACDAANVWMLAKYDTVNAPALRKLLAAGTELRPFPQAIMEAALKASNELLAEMAAKNPDFKKCLDSVNAYRADQLAWWQVGELSFDSFMARTRGRS